CCGGTGCCTGGTCGAGGGAGACGCGGGTGATCTCGGGGAGGATCCCGTGCGCGGCGGAGAAGGCGAGGGTGTCGCGGAGGTCGTGCGGCGACCCGGACGGGTTGGCCATCACGTGCAGTCGGTTGAGGACCATCGGCTGACTGGGCAGGCTCAGCGGGGTGTTGTCGTAGCCGCAGAGCACCAGCGTGCCGTCCGGGGCGAGCCCGCCGAACGCGGCCGCCGCGGCCGCGGTGGTGGGCGCGGCGTTGAGGATCACGTTCGCCCCGCCGTCCCAGTCCTTCAGCGCCGCGGCGGGGTCCTGCTCGCTGGACACGATGAACTTTTCCGCGCCGAGCGACAACGCCTGCTCCTCGGCCCGGCGGGAGTGCCCCAGGACCGCGACGCGAGCGCCCATCGCGACGGCGTAGCGGATCGCCAGCGCTCCGATGCCACCCGAGCCGATGACGGCCACCCGTGACTCCGGGCGGGTCCCGGCCTGCCGAAGCCCGTTGAACGCCGTGATACCCGCGCACATCAGCGGCGCCGCCGCGACCGGGTCCAGTCCGGCCGGCAGCGGAGTCACGAAACCCGCTTTCAACACCGCGAACTCGGCGTACCCGCCGTCGACGACGATGCCGGTGATCCGCTTCGCCGGGCAGAGGATCTGGTCACCGCGTACGCAGTAGTCGCAGTGCCCGCACGAGTCGGCCAGGAACTGCGCCCCCACCGCCGTACCCACCGCCGGGAAGGTGACCCCCTCCCCCACCGCCTCGACGACACCGGTGATCTCGTGACCCGGCACCACGGGAAAACGAGCGAACGGAAAGTGGCCGCGGACCAGGTTCAGGTCGGTGAAACACACCCCACAGGCGGTCATCCGGACCAGGACCTCGCCGGGTCCGGGGGTGGGCACGTCACGTTCGACGAGCGACAACGGGGCGTCGATTCCGGTTGCGACAGCAGCATGCATGGTTGATTGCTCCTTCTGAGTCGGTCGATCGGCCGCCCCGTCGAGCGGCCGGCGTCGGGCAGCGGCGGCGCGTCGCGTGGGACGCGCCGCCGTGGTGCGACGGTGGCGGGCGGGAGCGGGGATCGCCTCCGGCCCGGCCACCGTGTGCCGTCCCTCAGTCCGTCACTTGGCGAGGAAGGCGAGCAGCGCGTTGTTGACCTCGTCGGCGTGGGTCCAGAGCAGACCGTGGGGCGCACCGTCGATCTCGACGTAGTCGGCGCTGGGAAGCGCCTTGTGGAACGGGCGCCCGGTGGCGTCGATCGGCAGGATGCGGTCGCCGGTGCCGTGCAGGATCAAGGCCGGAACATCAATGGCGCGGATGTCGTCACGGAAGTCGGTGATCCAGGTCAGCGGGGCGGCGGCGGCCGCGTACGAGCCGCCGCTGGCGGCGACGGCCGCGCTGTTCCGGACGGCTTCCTCGCTGATCCTGCTGCCCAGGTTCTCGTCGAGGTTGTAGAAGTCGGCGTAGAAGGCCGTGTAGTAGGCGTAACGGTCCTTGCGCACCTGCTCGGAGATGCCCTCGAAGAACTCCCGCGGCGCGGCGCCGATGGGGTTCTCGTCGGTCTTGAGCAGGAACGGCTCCAGCGAGGCGAGGAACGCGACCTTTGCGATCCGCACCGATCCGTAGCGGCCCAGGTACCGGGCGACCTCGCCGGTGCCCATCGAGAAACCGACGAGTACGGCGTTGGTCAGATCAAGTGTCTCCAGGAGGACGTTCAGGTCCCCGGCGAAGGTGTCGTAGTCGTACCCGAGAGCCGTCTGGCTGGACTGGCCGAAGCCACGCCGGTCGTAGGTGATGACCCGGTAGCCGGCCCTGAGCAGCTCGGCCGACTGCTTCTCCCACGAGTGTCCGCTGAGCGGAAACCCGTGGATCAGGACGACCGGCTGACCCGTGCCGTGGTCCTCGTAGTACAGCTCGATCGCCGTGCTGTTCTCTTCGCCCACCCTGATGTACGGCATGTGCGTTCCCTTTCCCTGAATGGTCCCTCGCTGTCGAGGGCGCCGCGGGCGCCGATGCCGGGTGCCGGCGGAGCGCCGTTGCTCCGCCGGCCGCATTGGTCGTTCGGCGTGCTCCGCCGCGGCGATGCAAGAGTCGGGCACCGGCGCCTGGGAACGCATCCGTCACATGACTGGACGCCCGTTCACGAGTCGACAGGGAGGTGTGGCAGGTCTCGCGATTCGTGCTCGGGCACCTACCGGTGGCTGCCCAGAATCCTCGTCGGAGGCGTGCACCCGGCGCAGGCCAGTCATCCGCCAAGTCATCTGACCGGTCACTCGGCGAGCCGGCGGAGACAGGCTGGGTGACGCAGGGTGCGGAGGTTTCGCCACCCGCGACAGCGGCACCGGAAGCAGTGGAAACGGAGAACGACATGCAGCACCCTCGGGCCGCCCGGGGCGTGTCCTGGGCGCGTAGGGACGACTACCGCTCCACGGCTTTCACGACCCCCCGCACGGAATCCTCGATGCACGGCGAGACCGTCATCGCGGCGTCGCCGGAACGGGTGTACGCACACCTGGTCGACGTCTCTAGGTGGCCCGACTGGCTTCCCGGGGTACGACGCGCGCACGCTCCGAACGGGATTCGGCTTGGCGCGGCGTTCGAGATCGAGATGTACGGGATCCGCCTGGAGGCCGTGGTGCCCGAGTACGAGCTCAACACCCGGTTCGGTTGGATCGGTTCCTCGCCGAACATGAGCATCTACCAGGCGTGGGACCTCGTCCCGTTCCCGCCGGGTACGCAGGTGGTCGCGCGGAAGGTCGAGCGGGAGCTCACGACGGTGGTGGTGGGCAACTCGCGGGTGGAGGAGCTCTACTACGCCCACCAGGACGCGCTACTGCGACTGAAGGAGGTGGCGGAGGCTGGCGGGCCGTCGGCGTGAGGGTCATTGCCGGGTACGCGACGGCACCTCGTCCGGACGCTACAGTCCGGGCGCCTGTCCGATCCCTCCGTCCGCGTCCTCGCTCAGTGCCGCGAGCGCGTCCCGGAGCGCGGCCCGGGAGGTGATGCCCAGTTTGGGGAAGATCTGGTACAGGTGGGTGCCGACCGTCCGGTGCGAGAGGAACAGCTTCTCGCCGATCTGTTTGTTCGTCAGACCAGAAGCCGCCAGTTCCGCGATCTCCCGTTCCTGATGGGTGAGCACGGCAGTGCGTCGATCGTTTCTCGGCTTCGCGAGGCCGGTGGCGCGCATCTCGTTGCTCGCCCGTTCGGCCCACGGCCGGGCGTCGAGCCGTTCGAAGGTCGCCAGGGCCGCCCGGAGTTGGGCCCGGGACTTCGCCGTCGCTCTGGAGCGGCGCAACCGCTCCCCGTACGCCAGACGTACCCGGGCCAGGT
The nucleotide sequence above comes from Micromonospora luteifusca. Encoded proteins:
- a CDS encoding alcohol dehydrogenase catalytic domain-containing protein, whose amino-acid sequence is MHAAVATGIDAPLSLVERDVPTPGPGEVLVRMTACGVCFTDLNLVRGHFPFARFPVVPGHEITGVVEAVGEGVTFPAVGTAVGAQFLADSCGHCDYCVRGDQILCPAKRITGIVVDGGYAEFAVLKAGFVTPLPAGLDPVAAAPLMCAGITAFNGLRQAGTRPESRVAVIGSGGIGALAIRYAVAMGARVAVLGHSRRAEEQALSLGAEKFIVSSEQDPAAALKDWDGGANVILNAAPTTAAAAAAFGGLAPDGTLVLCGYDNTPLSLPSQPMVLNRLHVMANPSGSPHDLRDTLAFSAAHGILPEITRVSLDQAPATLAAMASGTAHGRSVIVF
- a CDS encoding SRPBCC family protein encodes the protein MQHPRAARGVSWARRDDYRSTAFTTPRTESSMHGETVIAASPERVYAHLVDVSRWPDWLPGVRRAHAPNGIRLGAAFEIEMYGIRLEAVVPEYELNTRFGWIGSSPNMSIYQAWDLVPFPPGTQVVARKVERELTTVVVGNSRVEELYYAHQDALLRLKEVAEAGGPSA
- a CDS encoding alpha/beta fold hydrolase gives rise to the protein MPYIRVGEENSTAIELYYEDHGTGQPVVLIHGFPLSGHSWEKQSAELLRAGYRVITYDRRGFGQSSQTALGYDYDTFAGDLNVLLETLDLTNAVLVGFSMGTGEVARYLGRYGSVRIAKVAFLASLEPFLLKTDENPIGAAPREFFEGISEQVRKDRYAYYTAFYADFYNLDENLGSRISEEAVRNSAAVAASGGSYAAAAAPLTWITDFRDDIRAIDVPALILHGTGDRILPIDATGRPFHKALPSADYVEIDGAPHGLLWTHADEVNNALLAFLAK